Proteins co-encoded in one Mycobacteriales bacterium genomic window:
- a CDS encoding acyl-CoA dehydrogenase family protein, with protein MPRSLFSAEHEMFRDTVRRFIAAEISPHYAEWEKAGMVPRDVWLKAGAVGILCPMVPEEYGGGSSDFLYSAVVTEEMARVGAVAPTFYLQSDIVAPYLVHFGSEEQKQHWLPGMVSGEVVAAVCMSEPSGGSDLQNLRTSAVRDGDDYVVNGQKTWITNGHTADLLVLACRTEEVPGAKGVSLLLVETDRPGFTRGRSLDKIGCKAQDTAELFFSDVRVPTTNLLGGAGRGFYHLMEELAQERLVQAVRAVSSCEAALAWTVTYVREREMFGQTLADFQNTQFTLAQLHADVLAQRVLVDRCLELHVAGGLDSLDAAMAKMTTTQLQGRVMDECVQLFGGYGYVTEYPIARAFVDARMTRIGGGSIEVMKHIVGKSLFPRKS; from the coding sequence ATCCCTAGGAGCCTGTTCTCCGCCGAGCACGAGATGTTCCGCGACACCGTCCGACGCTTCATCGCGGCCGAGATCTCCCCGCACTACGCGGAGTGGGAGAAGGCTGGAATGGTCCCGCGGGACGTGTGGCTCAAGGCCGGAGCAGTCGGGATCCTGTGCCCGATGGTGCCCGAGGAGTACGGCGGCGGCAGCAGCGACTTCCTGTACAGCGCGGTCGTGACCGAGGAGATGGCCCGGGTCGGCGCCGTAGCTCCCACCTTCTACCTGCAGTCCGACATCGTGGCGCCGTACCTCGTGCACTTCGGCAGCGAGGAGCAGAAGCAGCACTGGCTGCCCGGGATGGTGTCCGGAGAGGTCGTCGCGGCGGTCTGCATGTCGGAGCCCTCGGGAGGCAGCGACCTGCAGAACCTGCGCACCTCCGCCGTCCGCGACGGGGACGACTATGTCGTCAACGGCCAGAAGACATGGATCACGAACGGGCACACCGCAGACCTGCTCGTGCTCGCCTGCCGCACCGAGGAGGTGCCCGGCGCCAAGGGCGTCAGTCTGCTGCTCGTCGAGACCGATCGGCCGGGCTTCACCCGCGGGCGCAGCCTGGACAAGATCGGCTGCAAGGCGCAGGACACGGCAGAACTCTTCTTCTCCGACGTCCGCGTCCCGACGACCAACCTGCTAGGCGGTGCGGGTCGCGGCTTCTACCACCTGATGGAGGAGCTCGCGCAGGAGCGACTTGTGCAGGCCGTGCGCGCGGTGTCCTCGTGCGAGGCCGCGCTGGCCTGGACGGTCACCTATGTACGCGAGCGGGAGATGTTCGGGCAGACGCTGGCCGATTTCCAGAACACCCAGTTCACCCTCGCGCAGCTGCACGCCGACGTGCTGGCGCAGCGCGTCCTGGTGGACCGCTGCCTCGAGCTGCACGTCGCCGGAGGACTGGACTCGCTCGATGCGGCCATGGCCAAGATGACGACCACGCAGCTGCAGGGACGGGTCATGGACGAGTGCGTCCAGCTGTTCGGCGGCTACGGCTACGTGACGGAATACCCGATCGCCCGCGCCTTCGTGGACGCGCGCATGACCCGGATCGGCGGCGGCTCCATCGAAGTGATGAAGCACATCGTGGGCAAGAGCCTGTTCCCCAGGAAGTCCTGA